In Pseudorasbora parva isolate DD20220531a chromosome 9, ASM2467924v1, whole genome shotgun sequence, the following proteins share a genomic window:
- the LOC137089847 gene encoding zinc finger protein 431-like — MQEKSEEWNEMEKKCQYQEFHDAVYGGLKGQELPQRAKAKKSFNCPQCGKSVTTKQSLKDHIRVHTGEKPFTCLQCGKSFKYKTTIRIHKKIHTGEKPFTCPQCGKSFSQKGAFERHIRIHTDERPFKCDQCEKSFKWPRSLQIHKLIHSGEKPFNCDQCDKKFVQESDLKGHKRVHTKEKPYLCFICGRTFAWPGRFKDHQKIHAGVKECLCSDCGKSFTTATELKVHRRIHTGERPYTCSYCEKSFKQLGGLQGHERIHTGEKPYQCRHCGKRFGHSRSVQIHSKKYCPKLNGMSVQLEIQDNKSTDINNC, encoded by the coding sequence ATGCAAGAGAAAAGTGAAGAATGGAATGAAATGGAGAAGAAATGTCAGTATCAGGAATTTCATGATGCCGTATATGGAGGACTAAAAGGACAAGAACTACCTCAAAGAGCAAAAGCTAAAAAGTCTTTTAACTGCCCTCAATGTGGAAAGAGCGTCACAACTAAACAAAGCCTGAAGGATCACATAAGagtccacactggagagaaacctttCACATGCCTTcaatgtggaaagagtttcaaatataaaacaacCATTCGGATTCACAAAAAAATTCACACTGGTGAGAAGCCGTTCAcatgccctcagtgtggaaagagtttctcACAGAAAGGAGCTTTTGAGAGACACATAAGAATTCACACTGATGAGAGGCCATTTAAATGTGatcagtgtgaaaagagtttCAAATGGCCAAGAAGTCTTCAAATTCATAAGCTCATTCACTCTGGAGAAAAGCCATTTAATTGTGATCAGTGTGATAAGAAGTTTGTTCAGGAATCAGATTTAAAGGGCCACAAAAGAGTTCACACAAAAGAGAAGCCTtacttgtgttttatttgtggtaGAACGTTTGCATGGCCAGGACGTTTTAAAGACCATCAGAAAATACATGCTGGTGTGAAAGAGTGTTTGTGCTCTGATTGTGGTAAATCTTTTACTACAGCCACTGAGTTGAAAGTGCACCGAAGGATCCACACTGGAGAAAGGCCTTACACGTGTTCATATTGTGAAAAGAGTTTCAAGCAATTAGGAGGCCTACAAGGACATGAGAGAATTCACACTGGGGAGAAGCCATATCAATGCCGTCACTGTGGCAAGAGATTTGGCCATTCCAGAAGTGTACAGATTCACAGTAAGAAGTATTGCCCAAAATTAAATGGAATGTCAGTACAATTGGAGATACAAGATAATAAGAGCACAGATATAAACAATTGCTGA